The stretch of DNA AGCAAGTTGCCGAAAACGACCGCCCCTGGCATGCCCTGTCGCCCGAGGAGGCGCTGGCCAGGCGCGAGAGCACCCCGGGCGGGCTCGAGGCGGAGGACGCCCGGGCCCGCCTGGCGCGCCACGGCCCGAACCAGCTGCAGCAGGTTCAGGGCCGGCCGGCCTGGAAGCGACTGCTCGCTCAGTTCAACAACATCCTGATGGTGATCCTGCTGGTCGCCGCCGCAGCAAGCCTCGGCCTGGGTCATCTGCTGGACGCCATCGCTATCTTCGGCGTGGTCCTGATCATCGCACTGATCGGTTTCATCCAGGAGGGCAAGGCCGAGCAGGCGCTCGACAGCATCCGCGACATGCTGTCACCGCGGGCCCAGGTAGTGCGCGACGGACGGCGCTCCGAGATCCCGGCCGAGCAGCTGGTGCCCGGCGACATCGTGCTGGTGGAGAGCGGCGATCGGGTGCCCGCCGACCTGCGCCTGCTCGAGGCGGGGCGGCTGCGCGCCGAAGAGGCGGCGCTGACCGGGGAGTCGATACCCGTGGACAAGGGAGTCGACGCCGTGGCCGAGGACACCGACCTCGCCGAGCGTTCCTGCATGGCCTACGCCGGTACCATCGTGGTCCAGGGCAACGCCCGGGGCCTGGTGGTGGAGACCGGCGAGACCACCGAGATCGGCCGCATCTCCGAGCTGCTGCGCGGGGTCGAGACGCTCAGGACGCCCCTGCTGCGCCAGCTCGACCGCGCCGGTCGGGTCCTGGCGCTGATCATCATGGTCACGGCGGTGCTCACCGCGGCCTTCGGGATCCTGGTCCACGGCGAGCCCCTCGTCGGGATGTTCATGGCGGCGGTGGGGCTGGCGGTGGCCGCCATCCCCGAGGGCATGCCGGCCATCGTCACCATCGGCCTGGCCCTGGGGGTGCAGGCCATGGCACGCCAGAACGCCATCATCCGTCGACTACCGGCGGTGGAGACCCTGGGCTCGATCTCCACCATCTTCTCCGACAAGACCGGCACCCTGACCCGTAACGAGATGACCGCCCGCGCGGTCTGCCTGCCCGACGGCGAGATCCGGATCGAGGGCACGGGCTTCACCCCCGAGGGGACGTTCCACGAGGTGCGCGACGGCGAGCCGCTCGACGAGCCCCTTGACCTCGATGCTCACCATGCCCTGCGACACTTCCTGAAGGTCGGCGTGCTGTGCAACAACGCCGAACTCGCCCGGGACGAGGGCCGTTGGCACATTCACGGCGACCCCACCGAGGGTGCCCTGGTGGTGGCCGCCGCCAAGGCCGGCCTCGCGGCCGGGGAGCTGCGCGGCGACCACGATCGCCAGGACGCCATCCCCTTCGAGTCCGAGCGCCGGTACATGGCCACCCTCCACGAGATGGACGGCGAGCCGTACCTGCTGGTCAAGGGCGCACCGGACCGGCTGCTGGAGATGTGCCATCGGGTTCGCACCGACGCGGGCGAGACCGAGTTAGATCACGGCGAGTGGGAGGCGCGCATCCATGCCCTCTCCGAACGCGGCCTGCGAGTGCTGGCCCTGGCCGAGAAGCGCGCCGAGGGCATCACCGACCTGGTCGACGAGCATGCCGAGGATGGCCTGGTACTGCTGGGCCTGGTGGGCCTGCTCGACCCGCCCCGGGACGAGGCCATCGCGGCGGTGAAGGATTGCCTCGCGGCGGGCATCCGGCCGGTGATGGTGACCGGTGACCATGCCGTCACCGCCCGGGCCATCGCGGTGCAGCTGGGCTTCGCCCAGACCGGGCGGGCGATCACCGGACGCGAGATCGAGGCCATGTCCGACGCCGAGCTGGAGGACGTCATCCTCGACGTGGACGTCTACGCCCGCGCCGCCCCGGAGCACAAGCTGCGCCTGGTCACCGCCATGCAGGCGCGGGGCGGCGTCTGTGCCATGACCGGCGACGGGGTCAACGACGGCCCGGCGCTGAAGCGCGCCGACGTGGGCGTGGCCATGGGCATCCAGGGCACCGAGGCCGCCAAGGAGGCCGCCGAGATGGTGCTGGCCGACGACAACTTCGCTACCATCGTCCGTGCCATCCGCGAGGGACGAAAGGTCTACGACAACATCCGCAAGACCATCACCTTCCTGCTGCCCACCAACGGCGCCCAGGGCCTCGCCATCATGATCGCCGTGCTGGCCGGTGGCCTGCTGCCGGTCACCCCGCTGCAGGCGCTGTGGGTCAACATGGTGGTGGCGGTGACCCTCGGCCTGGCACTGGCCTTCGAGGCCGGCGAGCGGGACCTGATGCGCCGCGCCCCCCGGGACCCCGCCGCCCCGCTGCTCGACCTCTTCCTGCTGTGGCGGGTGGTGTTCGTCTCGGTGCTGCTGCTGCTCGGAGTGTACGGGATCTTCTCGTGGCTCCTCGACGGCCAGGGAGGCAGCCTCGCGCTGGCACGCTCCGGCGCGGTCAACATGCTGGTCACCGGCTGCGCGGCCTACCTGATCAACAGCCGCTACCTGCGCCGCAGCAGCCTCTCCCTCACGGGCCTGTTCGGCAGCCGCCCGGTGTGGATCGCCAT from Halomonas aestuarii encodes:
- a CDS encoding cation-translocating P-type ATPase produces the protein MPQQVAENDRPWHALSPEEALARRESTPGGLEAEDARARLARHGPNQLQQVQGRPAWKRLLAQFNNILMVILLVAAAASLGLGHLLDAIAIFGVVLIIALIGFIQEGKAEQALDSIRDMLSPRAQVVRDGRRSEIPAEQLVPGDIVLVESGDRVPADLRLLEAGRLRAEEAALTGESIPVDKGVDAVAEDTDLAERSCMAYAGTIVVQGNARGLVVETGETTEIGRISELLRGVETLRTPLLRQLDRAGRVLALIIMVTAVLTAAFGILVHGEPLVGMFMAAVGLAVAAIPEGMPAIVTIGLALGVQAMARQNAIIRRLPAVETLGSISTIFSDKTGTLTRNEMTARAVCLPDGEIRIEGTGFTPEGTFHEVRDGEPLDEPLDLDAHHALRHFLKVGVLCNNAELARDEGRWHIHGDPTEGALVVAAAKAGLAAGELRGDHDRQDAIPFESERRYMATLHEMDGEPYLLVKGAPDRLLEMCHRVRTDAGETELDHGEWEARIHALSERGLRVLALAEKRAEGITDLVDEHAEDGLVLLGLVGLLDPPRDEAIAAVKDCLAAGIRPVMVTGDHAVTARAIAVQLGFAQTGRAITGREIEAMSDAELEDVILDVDVYARAAPEHKLRLVTAMQARGGVCAMTGDGVNDGPALKRADVGVAMGIQGTEAAKEAAEMVLADDNFATIVRAIREGRKVYDNIRKTITFLLPTNGAQGLAIMIAVLAGGLLPVTPLQALWVNMVVAVTLGLALAFEAGERDLMRRAPRDPAAPLLDLFLLWRVVFVSVLLLLGVYGIFSWLLDGQGGSLALARSGAVNMLVTGCAAYLINSRYLRRSSLSLTGLFGSRPVWIAIALVVALQLAWTYLPVMQLVFGSTALAPGHWLAILVVGVAIFLAVELEKGVLRRFHGEQGATEDAGEDPRERAEAR